In the Pseudochaenichthys georgianus chromosome 1, fPseGeo1.2, whole genome shotgun sequence genome, one interval contains:
- the LOC117455631 gene encoding ras and Rab interactor 2-like isoform X1, with protein sequence MASSSPPGNPPSGLTDRSGSFFKLIDTFASEIGELKREMVQTPLTFDKEPMDLQGLEAEVCGVYLQSPSCAGLGGERDSGYDSLRRRMSVLERLTQTHPVWLLLAVTEEEATRILLTQPPGVFLVRKSAALQRKILSVRLKEDQSGTPISHLPVRESQYTFSLEESGISFADLFRLVAFYCISRDVLPFTLKLPEAIASAKTQKELEEAAQLGAGFWDSALCSQHRTFPRACRPLSRTLSPQRSNREGEESQQRHTGAHCDSAPPTLRSCASPPSFRLERRHSSGPLCFVTPLFLQTHRRPPRCEDDPPTHAVRSDEDVENEGKSLKLSSSPGIEQHADKVKLNGKSRTPPPRPPPPRSMPRRRPAPPPPGPPAATTRPKSMPVAVTVSPRQQPTSTKRQAPARPSMGGKQGSPSKTASPPIPVPSNPPPPRPKKPDLESHRCHIALDDETIAKALSRAKLPPCQPTAADALLEGNAGSPSTPKERGRQRLSDMSMSTSSSDSLEYSHPPGFSLGPSPSRHLSHQDTVEDSSDDDDDVDEDDEDYGVSLETDLEMRHRPSFKARRRRVGVSLGGGSFILPRALKGRFRKVSGMLSSLMTPERRAVKRIAEMSRDKSSYFGSLVQDYISFVQENRGCHTSGTDFLQTLRQFMTQMKAYLRQSSELDPPLESLIPEDQIDQVLEKAMHKCVLKPLKSVIEVALHDFQVKSGALQQLKENLALAKAKRPQELGVDGAVPPDPLAIEKIRHKFLNMRKMYSPEKKVSLLLRVCKLIYTIMQDNSGRMYGADDFLPMLTYVVAQCDMPQLDTEIQYMMELLDPSLLQGEGGYYLTSAYGAMALIKNFQEEQAARVLSSEARNTLHHWHRRRTTPRSAPTVDDFQNYLRVALQEVGCTAKTLRVQPYTTTEEVCSLCAYKFKIPDPNAYALFLVIEGTRQQLAPDTHPQRIKAELHGRPCAHTFHFVYRRIPNLNLFIPAVMDNGNCIQVE encoded by the exons CTGATTGACACGTTTGCGTCTGAGATCGGGGAGCTGAAGCGAGAGATGGTGCAGACCCCTCTGACGTTTGACAAAGAGCCCATGGATTTACAGGG GCTGGAGGCTGAAGTGTGCGGTGTCTACCTGCAGTCCCCCAGCTGTGCCGGTCTGGGGGGTGAAAGGGATTCTGGGTACGACTCGCTGCGCAGGAGGATGAGCGTGTTGGAGCGACTGACTCAGACCCACCCGGTGTGGCTGCTGCTGGCCGTCACTGAGGAGGAGGCCACTCGCATTCTGCTCACACAGCCCCCGGGG GTGTTCCTGGTGAGGAAGTCGGCAGCTTTACAGAGGAAGATTCTGTCTGTGCGTCTGAAGGAGGATCAGAGCGGAACTCCCATCAGCCACCTCCCTGTCAGAGAGAGCCAGTACA CCTTTTCTCTTGAGGAATCTGGGATCAGCTTTGCGGATCTGTTTCGCCTCGTGGCTTTCTACTGTATCAGCAG GGATGTCCTGCCTTTCACACTCAAACTCCCAGAGGCCATTGCATCGGCCAAGACTCagaaggagctggaggaggcggCTCAGCTGGGAGCAG GCTTCTGGGACTCTGCCCTGTGCAGTCAACACCGCACCTTCCCCCGTGCCTGCCGCCCTCTGAGCCGGACCCTCAGCCCCCAGCGGAGCAACAGGGAGGGGGAGGAGTCTCAGCAGAGACACACCGGGGCCCACTGCGACAGTGCCCCCCCTACCCTACGCTCCTGCGCCTCTCCACCCTCCTTTCGTCTGGAGAGAAGACACTCCAGCGGCCCCCTGTGCTTCGTCACCCCCCTGTTCCTCCAGACGCATCGCCGCCCCCCCCGCTGTGAGGACGATCCGCCGACACATGCCGTCAGGTCCGATGAAGACGTAGAGAATGAGGGGAAGTCCTTGAAGCTGAGCAGCAGCCCAGGTATCGAGCAGCACGCGGACAAGGTCAAACTGAACGGCAAATCCCGGACACCTCCCCCCCGCCCTCCTCCCCCCCGCTCCATGCCTCGCCGACGCCCTGCCCCCCCACCTCCGGGACCTCCAGCAGCTACCACCAGACCCAAGAGCATGCCAGTGGCTGTCACTGTGTCTCCAAGGCAACAACCGACTTCCACAAAGCGCCAAGCGCCGGCTCGGCCATCGATGGGGGGCAAACAGGGCAGCCCCTCCAAGACTGCCAGTCCACCGATCCCTGTGCCGTCAAACCCCCCCCCTCCAAGGCCTAAGAAGCCCGATCTGGAATCTCACCGCTGCCACATCGCCCTGGATGATGAGACCATCGCCAAAGCTCTGTCTCGTGCCAAGCTTCCACCCTGCCAGCCTACAGCAGCTGATGCTCTGCTGGAGGGTAACGCCGGGAGTCCGTCCACTCCTAAGGAGCGGGGACGCCAGCGGCTCAGTGACATGAGCATGTCCACTTCCTCCTCTGACTCACTGGAATACTCACATCCTCCAGGATTCTCCCTGGGCCCGAGCCCGTCCCGACACCTGAGTCACCAAGACACGGTGGAGGACAGCAGCGACGACGACGATGATGTGGACGAAGATGACGAGGACTACGGGGTCAGTTTGGAGACGGACCTAGAAATGCGCCACCGTCCGTCCTTCAAAGCGCGAAGGCGAAGGGTTGGTGTGAGTCTGGGCGGGGGGTCCTTCATCCTGCCCAGGGCGCTGAAGGGACGTTTCCGCAAGGTGAGCGGCATGCTGAGCTCCCTCATGACCCCGGAGAGACGGGCGGTGAAGAGGATCGCAGAGATGTCCCGGGACAAAAGCTCGTATTTTGGCTCCCTGGTCCAGGACTACATCAGCTTTGTCCAGGAGAACCGAGGCTGTCACACCTCAGGGACGGATTTTCTGCAGACTCTCAGGCAGTTTATGACGCAAATGAAGGCTTACCTGCGCCAGAGCTCCGAACTGGACCCCCCTCTAGAGTCCCTCATACCTGAGGACCAGATCG ACCAGGTGCTAGAGAAGGCCATGCACAAGTGTGTCCTGAAGCCTCTGAAGAGTGTGATCGAGGTGGCTTTACATGACTTCCAG GTGAAAAGTGGAGCTTTGCAGCAGCTAAAGGAGAACCTGGCCCTGGCTAAGGCCAAGAGGCCCCAGGAGTTAGGGGTGGATGGAGCTGTGCCTCCTGACCCCTTGGCTATTGAGAAGATCCGCCACAAGTTCCTAAACATGAGGAAGATGTACTCCCCTGAGAAAAAGGTGTCATTGCTGCTGCGTGTGTGCAAACTCATCTACACCATAATGCAGGATAACTCAG GGAGGATGTATGGTGCCGATGACTTCCTGCCCATGCTGACGTATGTGGTGGCTCAGTGTGACATGCCTCAGCTTGACACAGAGATCCAGTACATGATGGAGCTGCTGGACCCATCTCTGCTTCAAGGAGAGG gGGGCTACTACCTGACCAGTGCGTACGGAGCCATGGCCCTCATCAAGAACTTCCAGGAGGAGCAGGCCGCCCGGGTGCTGAGCTCCGAGGCCAGGAACACGCTGCACCATTGGCACAGGCGGCGCACCACCCCCCGCTCAGCGCCCACTGTGGACGACTTTCAG AACTATCTGCGTGTGGCCCTACAGGAAGTAGGCTGCACGGCCAAAACCCTGAGGGTCCAGCCGTACACCACCACCGAGGAGGTCTGCTCGCTCTGCGCCTACAAGTTCAAGATCCCGGACCCTAACGCCTACGCACTGTTCCTGGTCATTGAGGGCACCCGCCAGCAGCTCGCCCCGGACACACACCCTCAGCGAATCAAAGCAGAGCTCCACGGCCGGCCCTGTGCACACACCTTCCACTTTGTCTACCGGAGGATACCGAACCTTAACCTCTTTATCCCGGCCGTCATGGACAATGGAAACTGTATACAAGTTGAATAG
- the LOC117455631 gene encoding ras and Rab interactor 2-like isoform X2: MASSSPPGNPPSGLTDRSGSFFKLIDTFASEIGELKREMVQTPLTFDKEPMDLQGLEAEVCGVYLQSPSCAGLGGERDSGYDSLRRRMSVLERLTQTHPVWLLLAVTEEEATRILLTQPPGVFLVRKSAALQRKILSVRLKEDQSGTPISHLPVRESQYTFSLEESGISFADLFRLVAFYCISRDVLPFTLKLPEAIASAKTQKELEEAAQLGAGFWDSALCSQHRTFPRACRPLSRTLSPQRSNREGEESQQRHTGAHCDSAPPTLRSCASPPSFRLERRHSSGPLCFVTPLFLQTHRRPPRCEDDPPTHAVRSDEDVENEGKSLKLSSSPGIEQHADKVKLNGKSRTPPPRPPPPRSMPRRRPAPPPPGPPAATTRPKSMPVAVTVSPRQQPTSTKRQAPARPSMGGKQGSPSKTASPPIPVPSNPPPPRPKKPDLESHRCHIALDDETIAKALSRAKLPPCQPTAADALLEGNAGSPSTPKERGRQRLSDMSMSTSSSDSLEYSHPPGFSLGPSPSRHLSHQDTVEDSSDDDDDVDEDDEDYGVSLETDLEMRHRPSFKARRRRVGVSLGGGSFILPRALKGRFRKVSGMLSSLMTPERRAVKRIAEMSRDKSSYFGSLVQDYISFVQENRGCHTSGTDFLQTLRQFMTQMKAYLRQSSELDPPLESLIPEDQIDQVLEKAMHKCVLKPLKSVIEVALHDFQVKSGALQQLKENLALAKAKRPQELGVDGAVPPDPLAIEKIRHKFLNMRKMYSPEKKVSLLLRVCKLIYTIMQDNSGRMYGADDFLPMLTYVVAQCDMPQLDTEIQYMMELLDPSLLQGEGGYYLTSAYGAMALIKNFQEEQAARVLSSEARNTLHHWHRRRTTPRSAPTVDDFQVSRLT, encoded by the exons CTGATTGACACGTTTGCGTCTGAGATCGGGGAGCTGAAGCGAGAGATGGTGCAGACCCCTCTGACGTTTGACAAAGAGCCCATGGATTTACAGGG GCTGGAGGCTGAAGTGTGCGGTGTCTACCTGCAGTCCCCCAGCTGTGCCGGTCTGGGGGGTGAAAGGGATTCTGGGTACGACTCGCTGCGCAGGAGGATGAGCGTGTTGGAGCGACTGACTCAGACCCACCCGGTGTGGCTGCTGCTGGCCGTCACTGAGGAGGAGGCCACTCGCATTCTGCTCACACAGCCCCCGGGG GTGTTCCTGGTGAGGAAGTCGGCAGCTTTACAGAGGAAGATTCTGTCTGTGCGTCTGAAGGAGGATCAGAGCGGAACTCCCATCAGCCACCTCCCTGTCAGAGAGAGCCAGTACA CCTTTTCTCTTGAGGAATCTGGGATCAGCTTTGCGGATCTGTTTCGCCTCGTGGCTTTCTACTGTATCAGCAG GGATGTCCTGCCTTTCACACTCAAACTCCCAGAGGCCATTGCATCGGCCAAGACTCagaaggagctggaggaggcggCTCAGCTGGGAGCAG GCTTCTGGGACTCTGCCCTGTGCAGTCAACACCGCACCTTCCCCCGTGCCTGCCGCCCTCTGAGCCGGACCCTCAGCCCCCAGCGGAGCAACAGGGAGGGGGAGGAGTCTCAGCAGAGACACACCGGGGCCCACTGCGACAGTGCCCCCCCTACCCTACGCTCCTGCGCCTCTCCACCCTCCTTTCGTCTGGAGAGAAGACACTCCAGCGGCCCCCTGTGCTTCGTCACCCCCCTGTTCCTCCAGACGCATCGCCGCCCCCCCCGCTGTGAGGACGATCCGCCGACACATGCCGTCAGGTCCGATGAAGACGTAGAGAATGAGGGGAAGTCCTTGAAGCTGAGCAGCAGCCCAGGTATCGAGCAGCACGCGGACAAGGTCAAACTGAACGGCAAATCCCGGACACCTCCCCCCCGCCCTCCTCCCCCCCGCTCCATGCCTCGCCGACGCCCTGCCCCCCCACCTCCGGGACCTCCAGCAGCTACCACCAGACCCAAGAGCATGCCAGTGGCTGTCACTGTGTCTCCAAGGCAACAACCGACTTCCACAAAGCGCCAAGCGCCGGCTCGGCCATCGATGGGGGGCAAACAGGGCAGCCCCTCCAAGACTGCCAGTCCACCGATCCCTGTGCCGTCAAACCCCCCCCCTCCAAGGCCTAAGAAGCCCGATCTGGAATCTCACCGCTGCCACATCGCCCTGGATGATGAGACCATCGCCAAAGCTCTGTCTCGTGCCAAGCTTCCACCCTGCCAGCCTACAGCAGCTGATGCTCTGCTGGAGGGTAACGCCGGGAGTCCGTCCACTCCTAAGGAGCGGGGACGCCAGCGGCTCAGTGACATGAGCATGTCCACTTCCTCCTCTGACTCACTGGAATACTCACATCCTCCAGGATTCTCCCTGGGCCCGAGCCCGTCCCGACACCTGAGTCACCAAGACACGGTGGAGGACAGCAGCGACGACGACGATGATGTGGACGAAGATGACGAGGACTACGGGGTCAGTTTGGAGACGGACCTAGAAATGCGCCACCGTCCGTCCTTCAAAGCGCGAAGGCGAAGGGTTGGTGTGAGTCTGGGCGGGGGGTCCTTCATCCTGCCCAGGGCGCTGAAGGGACGTTTCCGCAAGGTGAGCGGCATGCTGAGCTCCCTCATGACCCCGGAGAGACGGGCGGTGAAGAGGATCGCAGAGATGTCCCGGGACAAAAGCTCGTATTTTGGCTCCCTGGTCCAGGACTACATCAGCTTTGTCCAGGAGAACCGAGGCTGTCACACCTCAGGGACGGATTTTCTGCAGACTCTCAGGCAGTTTATGACGCAAATGAAGGCTTACCTGCGCCAGAGCTCCGAACTGGACCCCCCTCTAGAGTCCCTCATACCTGAGGACCAGATCG ACCAGGTGCTAGAGAAGGCCATGCACAAGTGTGTCCTGAAGCCTCTGAAGAGTGTGATCGAGGTGGCTTTACATGACTTCCAG GTGAAAAGTGGAGCTTTGCAGCAGCTAAAGGAGAACCTGGCCCTGGCTAAGGCCAAGAGGCCCCAGGAGTTAGGGGTGGATGGAGCTGTGCCTCCTGACCCCTTGGCTATTGAGAAGATCCGCCACAAGTTCCTAAACATGAGGAAGATGTACTCCCCTGAGAAAAAGGTGTCATTGCTGCTGCGTGTGTGCAAACTCATCTACACCATAATGCAGGATAACTCAG GGAGGATGTATGGTGCCGATGACTTCCTGCCCATGCTGACGTATGTGGTGGCTCAGTGTGACATGCCTCAGCTTGACACAGAGATCCAGTACATGATGGAGCTGCTGGACCCATCTCTGCTTCAAGGAGAGG gGGGCTACTACCTGACCAGTGCGTACGGAGCCATGGCCCTCATCAAGAACTTCCAGGAGGAGCAGGCCGCCCGGGTGCTGAGCTCCGAGGCCAGGAACACGCTGCACCATTGGCACAGGCGGCGCACCACCCCCCGCTCAGCGCCCACTGTGGACGACTTTCAGGTATCCCGCCTGACCTGA